A portion of the Sulfuricurvum kujiense DSM 16994 genome contains these proteins:
- the nhaD gene encoding sodium:proton antiporter NhaD, with protein sequence MPTPIPLDGIDLSTHPFGWLLLFIFIVGYYFIATEEKYHIDKAKPALFIGTLMYIMIGGFYAFYGLDFIPFKNEITHLVFEIAQIFFFLYVAMTFVEALIERGVFNALKGKLIAKGYNYRELFWITGFLAFFLSPIADNLTTALILSTVLVTIEKKNRAFLIPGAINVVVASNAGGAWSPFGDITTLMAWTAQKGEFSDFLYLFPASFLGWIVTAYLLSRYVPDFGPNKEGNPGTADKIEILKGGKIVIAIGIATIAISVIAKQMMQLPPMWGMLFGLSVLQLYMYSLKRYHKQDVNIFRSISKIENNTLLFFFGILAAVGALYFAGFLGYVTKLYDTVNPTYINIGVGFVSAVIDNVPVMSAILKSNPAIDFSQWMLLTLTVGVGGSLISFGSAAGVGVMGRMHGIYTFASHMKLAWTVLIGYIVSIAVWYLQFIVLGID encoded by the coding sequence ATGCCAACCCCTATCCCATTAGACGGTATTGATCTCTCAACCCACCCTTTCGGATGGCTGTTGCTTTTTATTTTTATCGTCGGTTATTACTTCATCGCAACGGAGGAAAAATACCATATAGACAAGGCAAAACCCGCATTGTTTATCGGGACGTTAATGTATATTATGATCGGCGGGTTCTATGCCTTCTACGGACTGGATTTCATCCCATTCAAAAATGAAATCACCCATTTGGTCTTTGAAATCGCCCAAATTTTCTTTTTCCTCTATGTCGCTATGACGTTCGTCGAAGCACTGATCGAGAGGGGAGTATTCAATGCCCTGAAAGGAAAGCTGATTGCCAAGGGGTACAATTACCGCGAGCTCTTTTGGATTACAGGATTTCTTGCCTTTTTTCTCTCGCCGATAGCGGATAATCTGACAACGGCACTGATTCTATCGACCGTATTGGTGACGATTGAGAAAAAAAACAGAGCTTTTTTGATTCCCGGTGCCATTAATGTCGTAGTCGCTTCTAATGCCGGAGGAGCGTGGAGCCCGTTCGGAGACATTACAACTCTTATGGCGTGGACGGCGCAAAAAGGGGAATTCAGTGATTTCCTCTATCTTTTTCCGGCATCATTTTTAGGGTGGATTGTAACCGCCTATCTACTCAGCCGCTATGTCCCCGATTTTGGTCCGAACAAAGAGGGCAATCCGGGAACTGCGGATAAAATCGAAATTCTCAAAGGGGGCAAAATCGTTATCGCCATAGGTATAGCCACAATCGCAATTTCGGTTATCGCCAAACAAATGATGCAATTGCCTCCGATGTGGGGGATGCTGTTTGGACTTTCCGTCTTGCAGCTTTACATGTACTCGCTAAAACGCTACCATAAACAAGATGTCAATATATTCAGATCGATCAGTAAAATCGAGAACAATACCCTGCTCTTCTTCTTCGGTATTTTGGCAGCTGTGGGTGCCCTCTATTTCGCCGGATTTTTAGGATACGTTACTAAGCTTTATGATACCGTCAATCCGACCTATATCAATATCGGAGTCGGATTCGTCTCTGCAGTGATCGATAATGTTCCCGTCATGTCGGCGATATTGAAATCAAATCCCGCCATCGATTTTTCACAATGGATGCTTCTCACTCTGACCGTAGGGGTAGGAGGATCGCTCATCAGCTTCGGAAGTGCGGCAGGGGTGGGCGTAATGGGGAGAATGCACGGCATTTATACTTTTGCATCCCATATGAAACTGGCATGGACGGTACTCATAGGGTACATTGTTTCCATAGCGGTGTGGTATCTTCAGTTTATAGTTTTAGGTATTGATTAA